The following nucleotide sequence is from Aedes aegypti strain LVP_AGWG chromosome 3, AaegL5.0 Primary Assembly, whole genome shotgun sequence.
acagctagtccatattggtacagcatacaacatggctggcctgaaaatttgtttgaatatcaacagcttgttcttaagacaaagttttgattttctattaataaggggatagagacattttacatatttattacatttggcttgaatgccctcaatgtgatttttgaaagttaaattcttatctagcatgagccctagatacttaacttcatctgaccaatttattggaacccctctcatcgtgacaacatgtctacttgaaggtttcaaataaagagcttttggtttatgtgggaatattattagttgagttttggaagcattaggagaaatcttccatttttgcaagtatgaagaaaaaatatccaaacttttttgcaatcgactacagatgacacgcaggcttcgtcctttggcggagaggcctgtgtcatccgcaaacaaagatttttgacatccctgaggtagctcaggtaagtcagatgtgaaaatattgtataatattggtcccaaaatgctgccttgaggaacaccagctcttacaggaagtctttcagatctggagttctgataattaacctgaagtgtacgatttgacagataactttgaattattctaacaatgtatgttggaaaattaaagttttttaattttacaatcaaaccttcatgccaaacactgtcgaatgctttttctatgtctagaagagcaagaccagtagaatagccttcagatttgttggaacggatcaaatttgttacacgtaaaagttgatgagtggtcgaatgtccatggcggaatccgaactgttcattggcaaaaattgaattttcgttgatgtgggccatcattctgttcaaaataaccttttcaaaaagtttactgatggaggaaagcaaactgattggacgatagctagaagcttctgcaggatttttgtctggttttaaaattggaacaaccttagcatttttccatttgtcaggaaaatatgccaattgaaaacatttgttaaatatatcaactaaaaatgataagctactttctggaagtttcttgatgaggatgtagaaaattccatcatcgccaggagctttcatgtttttgaattttttaataatagttctcacttcttccaaatcagtctcccaggcattttcgaaaacgttctcttgattgagaatattttcgaactcctgagtaacttcattttcaattggactagtaagtcctaaattaaaattgtgcgcactttcaaactgcatagtaagtttttgagctttttcgcaattagttagtaataatttgttttcctctttcaatgccggtattggcttctgaggttttttcaagattttcgataatttccaaaagggcttagagccagggtccaattgagaaattttattttcaaaatttttgtttcttaattgagcaaaacgtttcttgatttctttctgcaaatcctgccatataattttcatagcaggatcgcgagtgcgttgaaattgccttctcctcacgtttttaagacggatcaagagtttaagatcatcgtctataatcacggattcaaattttacttcacattttggaattgcaatgctccgggcttcaacaatggaatttgttaaagtttcaagagcattgtcaatatcaagtttagtttctaaagaaatgttaacatcaagattggagtcaacatacgttttatatatattccagtcggctcgtaaataattgaaagtggagctgataggattgagaatcgcttcttgcgatatttgaaatgtaacagggacatgatcagaatcaaaattagcatgagtaatcagttggctacaaagatgactagagtcggttaagaccaaatcaatcgtagatggatttctagaagaggaaaaacatgtggggctatcagggtattgaattgagaaatatcctgaagagcactcatcaaataaaattctgccgttggaattactttgagaattattccatgaccgatgtttggcattaaagtcaccaatgacaaaaaaatttgacttattgcgagtcaatttacgcaagtcagtttggagcaaattaacttgctgcccagagcattgaaaaggcaaataggcagctatgaaagtatatttaccaaactgtgtttcaacagaaacacctaaagtttcaaaaactttagtttcaaatgatgaaaacagttgatgttttatacgcctatgaatgattattgcaactcccccacatgccccatcaagtcgatcattacgataaacaaaaaagttaggatctcttttgagtttagatccaggttttaaatacgtttcggtaataactgctatatgcacgttattaaccgtaagcaaattaaacagctcgtcctctttaccattcagagaacgagcattccaatttaaaatatttaaattattatttggatccattagaaaaacgtaatccaataacaatttgatttgtaaattttacacctacttggactgcttcagtcatagtggtggctttgaacattgcatcaatcattagattcaattgttcagttagaaaattaaaatcagaggcagacatgtcatgtgatttcccattggaatttccggtagacgaagaagcggagttacctgtggcggtagggttttttccatttgatttgaaacaagtagaatgggtacccatggatcgaacaggggaggatttcgaatttcctgctacgatatcggcaaaggatttaccgtgggtagatacattcgaaatggaaagattcgaacggctacccgacggattaaaattagtttgtgaatgagcatgattatgatcttcctgatgggtatgattcatgatcaagcgatcgttaactgaaaaatgagcattgttcgatactctaccaggcaaattccggaaacgaccgttatcgtaacggatattatctttcatctgcctggcacgagcctcaataacctttttgcgtgaaggacaattccaaaaattggacttatggttagccccgcaattacaacatatgaatttggtggtatcttccttcactggacagacgtctttggcgtgagaagaacctccgcaaatcatgcatttagcatccatgcgacaattttttgtaccatgaccccacttttggcaccgacggcactgagtggggttctggtaatttcctccaggtttctggaaatgttcccatgtcacacggacatcaaacaaaagttttgcgttttctaaagctttaatattatttagttcttttttgttaaagtgaactaaataaaattcttgagaaagccctttccgaacaatgccagattgggttctctttttcataatgattacttggactggggaaaatccaagtaaatcatttattccatttttgatctcttcaggtgacttatagtcacttgagagacctttcaagacgactttgaacaaacgttcagttttgtcgtcataagtaaaaaatttgtgcttcttctcttcaagatatctgagaagaagttcgcgatctttaagagtttccggcaaaacgcgacagtctcctttctttgcgatttggaaggaaaccttgattcccctaatggagttcaagatctcctgcctaaatcccgcaaattcggaacaactgaccacgataggcggcactctttgcttcctcacttgaatcaaagagcctaggctagaggctgcttcgatttggtgttcggaaaatttgtctagagcatcgaactgattgctcatttcgatacaattattcatttcacccttggaagaaagttcgcattccggggaagcgtcctttcttccattcttgccacgtgtagtgacagttttaaaacccacttttttggaaggaagtagtgaattcagagattcacccttccttttgtttgttgttgataccatgtttaattaataaacgaaagaagacgtgaccttcgaaaggttttttcccaagacggtatccaagaaggattaccaccgctagctttcgccaacgggtccaacgaaaaatcgaaggcacgggtccaaacaaggatcgtaaagggatcaatagtagaaaaaatagtactgaaaagtactgttttagtagcactgaaaagtaccgtttttaattttagcactgaaaagtactgtttttgtagcactgaaaagtactgttttattgctttaggtagtttttaagaaaacttccaagagcagagagaattcgtgtacgcacagcacgaaggtacgatgcgcactgaaaatCAGACATACTCAAAAAGCATTCTCATCATCACCATAGCCAAGCTGTATACCAAAAAGTAGCAGTATGTGACCTAGTGCAGAGAACAATGTTCAATGTTCTGTAACACGATGGAACGCGTGGTTTCTTCGATATAACATAGGTACATCTCTGTATGTTGATACATCTCTAACTCGGTGCTATTCTATTTTGAGAACATAATATTGCCTTTCTTATGACTGCTTAGATTTTGATGATAATCGTGCACTGTCATTCTCCAAATTTCGCTCTGTCAAACTGACAGATCAGTGACGTGTCGTTGCAATGAGAACATGGATTGTTTACAAACAATTTTGCTGCACACTTTGTttgattataattttgttaactttacagatatttttttatatttgagcGTGAATGTTTGTGAAATATGGCCAACATCATAGCTGAAGTGAAAAATCGCAGAGCATCAACAAATACTGTGTACCATGTTTTATACGGCTATTACTTTTTGGGCCTTAAACGATCACAACTTGCCACAATTTATAAGAAAAACAAAACTACGATTTCCAATTGGATACAACGCTATGAGGAAGATGGATATTTTGATCGTGTAAACTATTCCAGAACGGCCCAAAAATTTGGTGCCGAAAAGCGTCGTTGGTTGGTTCAACTTTTTCATACTAAACCGACTACATTCCTGGACGAAGCAGCAAAACTTTTTCTGAAGCATTTCCATATAACAATCTCGGTGGCATCAGTTTGTAGAATCTTGCATCATGAGGGCATGACATGGAAAACTATTGAACGCAGAGCTTTACAAATAAAGGAGGAAGATGTGATTAGATATTACAACGAATTGTCTGCTATCCAATGGGATTATCATAATCTCCTTTTTATTGATGAAGTCAGCTTCGATAATAAGGCCATGTTGCGAAACAAGGGATTTGGTGCTCGTGGAAAGCGCCTATTGTTCAGAGGTGAGTTCGTTAGGAAACCTCGGGAATCCTTATTGTGTTTTGCTGGGCAAGATGGTATGATTGAAGTGTGCCACACTGAAGGAACATTCACGAGAGCaaaattttttgattattgtaaACGATTTGCGCTCAACAGTGGACTCGTTCAACACCATCCAGGATTCCATTCTGTATGGATCTTAGACGGAGCTCGGATACATTGTGATCCGAACTTGGTTTATTACTTCAGATCTCTCGGAATCCATATAATTTTTCTGCCAGCATATTGCCCGCACATGAACCCGATCGAGATCTTGTTTGGATTGAGCAAAAAGCGCTTGCAGCGTGAATACGATGAGCTGagaaaaataaaactgaaaGTTACGATAGCGAAAATTATGAAGCATTTCTCGAACtacaacatgaataatttgttCAGAAAGTGTGGCTACATTCAGGGTGGTAAGTTTGATCCAACAGCCAACGATCAAGCCAGCCTATTGGACATtgaatttgaagaaaactgTAAGAAGCGAAGTAAcattgaataagaaaaaaaataaatggatgAAAAATAAAGCGCAAAACATGTTTTAAATCATTTATTCTTTTTATTACAATAATATAAATTCGGATATTGCACAACAAATTCATTACACAAATTTGATTCAGTGTCTCATTGGTAATTCACATGTGGTCCACGTCTTCGGCATCTTGCACTCGCGACGCAATTGATGCTGAAAACTCGTTATCACGAGCATCTAAAGCTGATTCAGCAGAACTGATGAAAGATTCTCCTATTTGACTTCTCAGAGCAAGGTTCTCGATGTGTCTCTCCAATGCCGTAATCATCAAACCTTGATGTTGGTGTGCTTCCTTCAGCTCTGCTAAAGCatccacgatttttttcacttccGCATGGTAACCATCGTTGACGTTATGTGCTATGCGGTATTCGCGTCGAATTCGTCGAATCTGCTCACTCTCTCGCAATGATAATAGTTCCACACAGCTTGCCGGAGGTGTAGACTCTTCCTTCAATGCTTCATGCTGATGAGCTGGTGAAGCAAGTATGCTGTTCGCCCAGATACTCCATGCAATATCGTGACCATTCCAAATATATCCATGTCTACGACGAAGATCGTTTGCCAGCTCTTGAGCGTATTCTGTTGTCGCGGCACCACCCCTATTTTTAGGTACAACATCGATAAGCGCCTTTTCCACTTTCTTCCATACGCTCTTCGAGTTTACAGCAAGGGAATATCGGTGCAGCAAAAGCTCTACAGTTGATTTTGTTTTCCAATTTTGCAGTATGGTCGTCGTCAATTTATCCACTGATATGGTTCGTCGATTTTGCTTGTCATAAAACAGAGCAAAGTGAATGAAATCTGCCTCATCAATCACTTTTTTCGGATTCCAACTGTAGGTAATATTGCCGTCATCATCACAAACCGTTATGATGTGACGAACGAGGTGCTTCTTCGATTGTACCCAAACGCTGTGCAGAAATTCTTCGACACTATTCGCACAAACCATCCAAGTGTCCAGTTCTCCGGCTGAAGTTTGTCCTTTGAAATCTCGTAGCGAAACAATCAGGCTCACTATAAACAGAGACGATTCACCATTCTTACTGGACGCAACGGATTCCTCAGGATCACCGTCTGGTTCAGCATCGGAAACAGCATCTCCTTCTTGTCCCAAATCCATCTCAATTTCCTCCTCATCAGCATCAAACAATCGTTCCTCGATGTATCCCTGGACCTCCTCGTCGGATTCCGTAAAGTCACTGTGCTCGATTGGATCTTGCATTTTCGGCGGTCTGCAAACAATGTTCAACGATCAAATCCTAAGTTTAATGCTTCAATAggtttatcacagacaaacagacgtaacacttagaacaaatcgcgatcaaaatcatagtcacgaggacatgtacgcccaatgctaaaatcggtgtgtttggccgacgagcCAACAGATGGCattagtgtgtaaacgtcaaacgcgaacaaaaacgatgcgagcgctgcgggtggcggattggccacctaccatatttttgaatcaaccgttagaaaggtggtcgatggacaatgatgagagtgtgacgtctgtttgtctgtgggttTATCTTACCAATTAACTTCGATATTGATCTGTGAATACCGCTACGTACTTAATTAGAAGAAGTTAAAATCACGAGAGAAGCGAAACATTTACGAGCACAAATTGTTTATGTTTACACTCGAACGAGTTGTTGACAGTTGCGCAGACGAGGCAAGGGGTTTGAAATGGAGGTGCTGTAAAATTCATTTTCTATGGAAATCTTAGATTACCTACTTTGTTTAGTATGCTTGACAAACAGCGAAATCGTGTGCGAGATTCGACTTTGATAATCGTGATTTTAGGTGCAGTCTAAATGGGTGCAAATGTCGCaataatatcaaaaaacaatttcaataagtagatgaaaaaaccgaatttaatactataccacagacaaacagacgtaacacttagaacaaatctggatcaaaatcatagtcacgaggacatgtacgcccaatgctaaaatcggtgtgtttggccgacacgccaacagatggcggtagtgtgtaaacgtcaaacacgaacaaaaatgatgcgagcgctgcgggtggcggattggccacctaaaatatttttgaattgaccgttaaaaaggtggtccatggacaatgatgagagtgtgacgtctgtttgtctgtgactataccatttaattccactagagtttgtatcctttgacagatacgcgtatttcgacctcaactgtaaggccgtcttcagtgtcatgtactagactcgacttgtacacgacactgaagacggccttacagttgaggtcgaaatacgcgtatctgtcaaaggatacaaactctagtggaattaaatggtatagttcggttttttcatctacttataggtattctactaaacagctcaaagatttattaacaatttcaactttaaaaaaaattggtcaAGACGGGAGTTGAATTCAGGTCTGCGGCATATCTGACACGCACTGCTTTACCAATGAGGCCATCAACATGTCTGGCCGCCGTTCTAGATGATCGTGCGCTGATGGGTTGAGGGCCGGCTAGTTCACAGAAGAAACATATGGGCTGTTCTCGATCTGATACGTCTATCAAATCTCGGATATACGATGTCGGACCAATGCCAGGTTGACGTCGGGTTAAAATGTGTGGGTCGATGACCAAAATGTAATTGGGTCGATGTCAAGTCGATGTCGGGTTATATCCATCTTATGTCGATTGTAGCTGTAAATCAGAGGAGCCTGTAagttatattgaaaataaatcaaaacttaTGTTgctatgaatttttttttttcagaaacgtatTTGAATCAAACCATGTTATAAATATCAACAGTTaatataattatgttttaatttctttatcGGGTCTCCACtgatcattttcataaaaaatcaatggtTGGACTTTTGATATTTAACACGTTATAATTACTATTTGAACGTacttaaaaaatgtgttttctgtacatcgatACATCCCCAATTTTATGGTCCCTTTAAAATCGAGTTAAGAGTTAAGAGTAACTTGAGTTGATAATAGTGTAGTGATAACAATTTATTATATACCAATTACTTTCAAACCAACATCCTTTTCCATCGAAACATTCATGTTTTCATATGAACTTTGCTACgcatttaaaaattgatacactttgtttgaaaatgttgtgggaaaatatgattttagtTGTAACTAAGCTAAATTCATGTTTTACCACATCATTCTCAAACAAAGTGTATTAATTTTTGAATGCGTGGCAAATAGAGGACATTCAACCACGACATCAACCCAGTCTCAAAACCCTTATCCGTGGTGCTTGTGGAGgtgcagaggtatattcggcTTCCATTAAGCAAACACCACATCAACATATTCCACATATATGAACATATTTTCATATCCCATATCGACCTGTACTCACACATTGAAGGTTTTTACTAGTCCCAAGTGCTACCTGTTGGCTCTCTGTGTGAATATAGTTGTTATGGCAATAACGGGATAGCAACTACGGGCggtcaatcaagctcaagctcaataaaaTATATTGCCTAAAACTGTTACTAGTTCCGAAAGTGGCTCTGTACAAAAATCAGCCCATCTATTTTACTCTTTCATGAAATTAGCAAACAACAAGgtcagtaaacgtcaaaattgaACCTTATTTtcctacaccgaaaaaaaaacaattttacgaAAAAAGCATGACTAAAGGCCTTTATACAAAAGCATATCTAAATTTTGACCGTGGAATTTAGATAAAACAGAAGTTGATAGCTAACTTTCATGATGAAGActtttttcgttgatttttttttttctagcagcaacttctaatcaatttttaaaacattgaaataatttgattcaaatttttgataattagataagaatcttgaaattattttgaactaTAGTGTTCCTTATGACTAGCACTCTGAAAGTAGACATTTTCcaattacagtcgcctctccacatctcgatatcgaagggaccatcagatagggagagatcgagacaaagaacacatttgcgaaagttttgcaaataCAAATGAACATTTACGCTTCCATGTGCTTTAAATTGCCAATTTCTTATCAGttaaatgattgtggtgatttttcttccaaagttatcacAGGTCACTTCGACTAGGATGCGCTAATCACCATTTTAGAACATCAGCGCCATCTTAGCAttttagctttgcgttagatcaccaatagtatgcagaatgaagggacctaaGAAATCATGCAACATGTATTCGTAATATTATTGAACCTGTTTAGTGATAGTGACCAGCTGTAGagataatttaaaacaaatgtttgtACAACTGGTATAAGGTTtcggtcatttggccgaatgccatttagcccaatgccgtttggccgaaattgaaaacaatagtgaacaATAGGTGGCATGCATTTGTAATGGACTTAAAAAGCCAGTTTATTCTTAAAGAAAGATAAATCGTCATTGATTTACaaataataagttttttaatgttagttcaagaaacagtctGAAAGTGCTGAAAGAAGAGCATCATtaatgtaagcaattattcacttctctgctagcggtaaCAGCTGCCAGCAAAAGTTTTCGCATTtttagtcagcttttgacagtaactaaaacggtttacAGCTTATTCATCCTTCTGCATGATTACTTTACTTCGATAGCTCAATTGTAGCAAATCATGCCATAGTTCTAGTAACCACAAGTTTTGGCTATTTCTTTTCAAAACGGGGAAGCTGTGAGCTTCTTTGACTTGGGTGTTCGAGTCGTTCggcaagcaacggtgcagagcagtgctgttaaatgtcatgaatatcacgtgactttgacatttgaatattgctaatatcatcgtttcccgtggaaaaagtcatcggaaaatgttattcctGGTGACCATTTTTGAATTACTATTGGTTGATTATATTTGCTGATGCTGGATTCTGTATGAAAGAACGCTATacgtattttatttattttttcaaaattttgacatttaacagcactggtgCAGAGTATAAATTGCATGTTGCAATCTTAATCTTGGATAAGAATAACATCTCACCTAAATTAACTCTTGTGCtaagaaaatatgtttttaataagACTATATGAAGATATTAAAAGCCTTAATTTCAATAACTATGAAATATACAtttctcttgaaagaacagcctatgatcaaaaacaggaaaaatttcttatgaaaatttaagcaagtgtaatgcaaataatccttatatcagtataactacaagGAATTGGTTTAAAAAAggtaaaattttcatttaaaatataagCTTAAGTATTGCCAATAGCAATGACACCAGTAtgactcgaaagaatagctttGAGATGTGTTTGTCCTGAATTAACGAATCGATTAAACCATTCTCTTGGAGCACAAACATGACATCCCACGACATCATATAAATCAGCAATTTATATCACTTACGAATCCTATCCACATCAGCGTTGAagcaatttgattatttttttgttcgtaattcggccaatcGGTATTCGgtcaaacgacattcggccatATGGCATTCGGCCATATGGCATACGGCCaaatgacattcggccaaatggctggACACCCTGGTATAACAAAGGTAATATTTACGTTAAATTTTTCTTTAAACGATTTAAATTCCTAGGGCATCTAAGGGTCAGTTGTAGGAAATCATTTTTTgtccttgattgttgttgaatGATTCTCGCGAAAGACTTAtaaaaatggccaattttaacatataagaaatatatttttgcataaaCGTAAATGACTCTAGAATGGCCGCTTCTAGCGAAATAATCATAAATATATTCTATAAATTCTATGGCCAATatttagaaaaacaaaattaaaaatgaggTTTCTGCACGATTTAAAACACCACTAATAGGGTAAAAGTTCATTTCCGACTATCAATTTTAAAGGTCttcaaagtctcttttttg
It contains:
- the LOC110678024 gene encoding uncharacterized protein LOC110678024, yielding MQDPIEHSDFTESDEEVQGYIEERLFDADEEEIEMDLGQEGDAVSDAEPDGDPEESVASSKNGESSLFIVSLIVSLRDFKGQTSAGELDTWMVCANSVEEFLHSVWVQSKKHLVRHIITVCDDDGNITYSWNPKKVIDEADFIHFALFYDKQNRRTISVDKLTTTILQNWKTKSTVELLLHRYSLAVNSKSVWKKVEKALIDVVPKNRGGAATTEYAQELANDLRRRHGYIWNGHDIAWSIWANSILASPAHQHEALKEESTPPASCVELLSLRESEQIRRIRREYRIAHNVNDGYHAEVKKIVDALAELKEAHQHQGLMITALERHIENLALRSQIGESFISSAESALDARDNEFSASIASRVQDAEDVDHM